One region of Zingiber officinale cultivar Zhangliang chromosome 7B, Zo_v1.1, whole genome shotgun sequence genomic DNA includes:
- the LOC122007227 gene encoding E2F transcription factor-like E2FE isoform X2: MSSSPSPSLDSRSRHHSYCRKQKSLGVLCSNFVSLYVQKGAEFVDLDYAARQLGVERRRIYDIVNVMESVGVVARKAKSKYSWIGFSGIPNALRELKEEALQESFATDVASVKEALEDQHEDSESQSHDDVDENPSKIGSISSLMGSFGNVLSATENRKDRSLYLLSRNFIKLFLSSDVNTILLDEAARLLLGDNTNLSHIRTRRLYDITNVLSSINLIEKIQESRKPAFRWLGTSGKSKMDPSVTVVASKIANQSNKRAFGTEVTNVELKRSRLSPKATQKQLSMKGGFVFGPFFPAGATKEVTEEKGGKTAQGLEGFACSSRPQYHNEALSELFSHYMEAWKSWYAELAQGSSNLQQQPCNTSN; encoded by the exons ATGTCTTCTTCACCGTCTCCTTCTTTGGATTCGAGGTCGAGGCATCACAGTTACTGCAGGAAGCAGAAATCTCTCGGCGTCTTGTGCTCCAA CTTCGTGAGTTTGTACGTTCAGAAAGGGGCTGAATTTGTGGACCTTGACTACGCCGCAAGGCAGCTTGGCGTCGAGAGGCGCCGGATCTATGATATCGTCAATGTCATGGAGAGTGTCGGG GTCGTTGCGAGGAAGGCGAAGAGTAAGTACTCTTGGATAGGGTTTTCTGGGATTCCAAATGCACTAAGGGAACTCAAG GAGGAGGCACTTCAGGAGAGTTTTGCCACTGATGTTGCCTCCGTAAAA GAAGCTTTGGAGGATCAACATGAAGACAGCGAAAGCCAGAGCCACGATGATGTAGATGAGAACCCAAGCAAAATTGGCAGCATTTCTTCATTGATGGGCTCTTTTGGCAACGTATTGTCAG CCACTGAGAACAGGAAGGATAGATCACTATACCTGCTGAGTCGAAATTTCATCAAACTTTTCCTGAGTTCAGAT GTAAACACTATCTTACTGGATGAAGCTGCAAGGCTGCTGCTTGGTGACAACACCAACTTATCCCACATCAGAA CCAGACGTCTGTATGACATAACAAATGTGTTGTCGTCTATCAATCTTATCGAGAAG ATTCAAGAATCTAGGAAGCCAGCATTTCGATGGCTAGGAACCAGTGGCAAGTCTAAGATGGATCCTTCTGTAACAGTTGTTGCTTCTAAAATCGCAAATCAGTCCAATAAGAGGGCATTTGGAACTGAGGTCACTAATGTGGAATTGAAGAGGAGCAGGCTGAGTCCTAAAGCAA CTCAGAAGCAATTAAGCATGAAGGGTGGTTTTGTTTTTGGTCCTTTCTTCCCTGCTGGAGCAACTAAAGAGGTAACTGAGGAAAAAGGTGGGAAAACTGCTCAAGGTTTGGAGGGTTTTGCATGCTCCTCGCGACCACAATACCACAATGAAG CCCTGAGTGAACTTTTTTCCCATTACATGGAAGCATGGAAGTCATGGTACGCCGAACTTGCTCAAGGCAGCAGCAACCTACAGCAGCAACCTTGCAACACCTCCAATTGA
- the LOC122007229 gene encoding heavy metal-associated isoprenylated plant protein 35-like — MASGAAAAAAEGNFKTLVLKVSIHCEGCKRKVSKILSKIEGVESVDIDTRQNKVSIKSLVDAQTVIQKLKKHGKPAELLQEVNPSDVRVLKPATETDKPPEPAKIGVQGGSPSSPGADQAETVMAVDNSVTEAKETKEEPPENPEKSEEVKPKIGDKNIEDTLKLSREEEKSKKVEELNDEHHTPRQVFPPQPAYVMSYDTAKPSMSQSHFVPPMATVSSQGNIYDDQYRNFPRYYDGPVEAHSNPTSYMHQQTNDPYNAMFSDENPDANCSLM; from the exons ATGGCTTcaggagcagcagcagcagcagcagaaggCAACTTCAAG ACTCTCGTTCTAAAGGTCTCCATCCACTGCGAGGGCTGCAAGAGAAAAGTCTCCAAGATCTTGAGCAAAATCGAAG GTGTTGAGTCAGTCGATATCGATACGAGGCAGAACAAGGTGAGCATTAAGTCTCTTGTGGATGCCCAGACAGTAATTCAGAAGCTGAAGAAGCACGGCAAGCCTGCTGAGCTCCTGCAGGAGGTGAATCCGAGTGATGTTCGAGTTCTTAAACCGGCAACCGAGACCGACAAGCCGCCTGAACCCGCGAAAATTGGTGTACAAGGCGGTAGTCCTTCTTCTCCCGGTGCTGATCAGGCTGAGACGGTTATGGCAGTTGACAATTCTGTTACCGAGGCCAAAGAGACCAAGGAAGAACCCCCCGAAAACCCCGAAAAATCCGAAGAGGTAAAGCCGAAAATAGGCGATAAAAACATCGAAGATACCTTGAAGTTGTCACGTGaagaagagaagtccaagaaggtcgaagAATTAAATGATGAGCATCACACCCCTCGTCAAGTGTTTCCCCCGCAACCGGCTTACGTTATGAGCTACGACACGGCTAAGCCAAGTATGAGTCAGTCGCACTTTGTGCCTCCTATGGCAACCGTTTCGTCTCAAGGGAACATCTACGATGATCAATATCGGAATTTTCCACGATACTACGATGGCCCGGTTGAAGCTCATTCGAACCCAACTAGCTACATGCATCAGCAAACAAATGATCCATACAACGCAATGTTCAGCGATGAGAACCCGGACGCGAATTGTAGTCTTATGTGA
- the LOC122007227 gene encoding E2F transcription factor-like E2FE isoform X1, whose amino-acid sequence MSSSPSPSLDSRSRHHSYCRKQKSLGVLCSNFVSLYVQKGAEFVDLDYAARQLGVERRRIYDIVNVMESVGVVARKAKSKYSWIGFSGIPNALRELKEEALQESFATDVASVKEALEDQHEDSESQSHDDVDENPSKIGSISSLMGSFGNVLSATENRKDRSLYLLSRNFIKLFLSSDVNTILLDEAARLLLGDNTNLSHIRTRRLYDITNVLSSINLIEKIQESRKPAFRWLGTSGKSKMDPSVTVVASKIANQSNKRAFGTEVTNVELKRSRLSPKASKKPSNYARLWNQDLKECNLTAQKQLSMKGGFVFGPFFPAGATKEVTEEKGGKTAQGLEGFACSSRPQYHNEALSELFSHYMEAWKSWYAELAQGSSNLQQQPCNTSN is encoded by the exons ATGTCTTCTTCACCGTCTCCTTCTTTGGATTCGAGGTCGAGGCATCACAGTTACTGCAGGAAGCAGAAATCTCTCGGCGTCTTGTGCTCCAA CTTCGTGAGTTTGTACGTTCAGAAAGGGGCTGAATTTGTGGACCTTGACTACGCCGCAAGGCAGCTTGGCGTCGAGAGGCGCCGGATCTATGATATCGTCAATGTCATGGAGAGTGTCGGG GTCGTTGCGAGGAAGGCGAAGAGTAAGTACTCTTGGATAGGGTTTTCTGGGATTCCAAATGCACTAAGGGAACTCAAG GAGGAGGCACTTCAGGAGAGTTTTGCCACTGATGTTGCCTCCGTAAAA GAAGCTTTGGAGGATCAACATGAAGACAGCGAAAGCCAGAGCCACGATGATGTAGATGAGAACCCAAGCAAAATTGGCAGCATTTCTTCATTGATGGGCTCTTTTGGCAACGTATTGTCAG CCACTGAGAACAGGAAGGATAGATCACTATACCTGCTGAGTCGAAATTTCATCAAACTTTTCCTGAGTTCAGAT GTAAACACTATCTTACTGGATGAAGCTGCAAGGCTGCTGCTTGGTGACAACACCAACTTATCCCACATCAGAA CCAGACGTCTGTATGACATAACAAATGTGTTGTCGTCTATCAATCTTATCGAGAAG ATTCAAGAATCTAGGAAGCCAGCATTTCGATGGCTAGGAACCAGTGGCAAGTCTAAGATGGATCCTTCTGTAACAGTTGTTGCTTCTAAAATCGCAAATCAGTCCAATAAGAGGGCATTTGGAACTGAGGTCACTAATGTGGAATTGAAGAGGAGCAGGCTGAGTCCTAAAGCAAGTAAGAAGCCTAGTAATTACGCACGACTGTGGAATCAGGACCTCAAAGAATGTAATCTGACAGCTCAGAAGCAATTAAGCATGAAGGGTGGTTTTGTTTTTGGTCCTTTCTTCCCTGCTGGAGCAACTAAAGAGGTAACTGAGGAAAAAGGTGGGAAAACTGCTCAAGGTTTGGAGGGTTTTGCATGCTCCTCGCGACCACAATACCACAATGAAG CCCTGAGTGAACTTTTTTCCCATTACATGGAAGCATGGAAGTCATGGTACGCCGAACTTGCTCAAGGCAGCAGCAACCTACAGCAGCAACCTTGCAACACCTCCAATTGA